Proteins from a single region of Butyrivibrio fibrisolvens:
- a CDS encoding ribonuclease H-like domain-containing protein, translating to MKIIQKEIPFKPTSLPAYPIDKIVSCPEKALFIDIETTGFSAKTSKLYLIGCAYYEQESWHLAQWFADQKDGEAEILNAFLMFASTYDTLIHFNGNRFDLPYIKAKCEQHGIVNPLDDMVSIDIYKLISPYKDVLGLENCKQKTIEQFLGITRDDLYSGGQLIEIYEKYLDTKNDEFYGLLILHNEDDVKGMAEILPILYYYDFFDSIHNTPALHMRTDVPQDELTETLPLRAVKVQANYYTDMDGKEKKEIFMKLTLPFELPVPFKCNLNGIFLQVEEKHALLRIPLFEEELKYFYSNYKDYYYLPDEDQALHKSVATFVERSHRVQAKAENCYTRKPGQYLRQWDLVFTPFFKREYKEHAMYFELTDYIKTNRSAMSLYACHVLEYLFDQ from the coding sequence ATGAAAATAATACAAAAGGAAATTCCATTTAAACCTACTTCTCTTCCGGCTTATCCGATCGATAAGATCGTAAGTTGTCCTGAGAAGGCTCTTTTTATAGATATTGAGACTACAGGTTTTTCTGCCAAGACTTCAAAGCTCTATCTTATAGGCTGCGCCTACTATGAGCAGGAATCCTGGCATCTGGCCCAGTGGTTTGCAGACCAGAAGGATGGCGAAGCTGAGATTCTTAATGCCTTCCTTATGTTCGCATCAACCTATGACACTCTTATCCATTTCAATGGCAACAGATTCGATCTTCCCTACATCAAGGCCAAATGTGAGCAGCATGGTATTGTAAACCCATTGGATGATATGGTTTCAATTGATATATATAAGCTTATATCTCCTTACAAGGATGTACTTGGTCTTGAAAACTGTAAGCAAAAGACTATCGAGCAGTTCCTTGGAATAACCCGTGACGATCTCTACAGCGGCGGCCAGCTTATCGAGATATATGAGAAGTATCTTGATACCAAGAATGATGAGTTCTACGGTCTTCTGATACTGCACAACGAAGATGATGTTAAGGGTATGGCTGAGATTCTTCCGATCCTTTACTATTATGATTTCTTTGATAGTATTCATAACACGCCTGCTCTTCATATGCGAACAGATGTTCCGCAGGATGAGCTGACTGAGACTCTGCCGCTTCGCGCAGTCAAGGTTCAGGCCAACTACTATACCGATATGGATGGCAAGGAAAAGAAAGAAATCTTCATGAAACTTACTCTTCCATTTGAACTTCCGGTGCCTTTCAAGTGCAATCTTAACGGTATATTTTTACAGGTTGAAGAAAAGCATGCTCTGCTCAGAATCCCGCTTTTCGAGGAAGAGCTTAAATACTTCTATTCCAACTACAAGGATTATTACTACCTTCCTGACGAAGACCAGGCCCTTCATAAGTCTGTAGCCACCTTCGTAGAAAGATCTCACAGAGTCCAGGCCAAAGCAGAAAACTGCTATACAAGAAAGCCGGGACAATATCTAAGACAGTGGGATCTTGTATTTACGCCTTTCTTCAAGCGTGAATATAAGGAACATGCGATGTATTTTGAACTTACGGATTATATTAAAACAAACAGATCAGCAATGAGTCTTTACGCTTGTCACGTACTGGAATATCTGTTTGATCAGTAA
- a CDS encoding protein-glutamate O-methyltransferase CheR: MEYDYEWFKKAVYDLTKIDLNAYKEKQMKRRIDTLIGKYEVKGYDKFMEMIKKDKEVLHAFVTYLTINVSEFFRNPDQWSLMDKEMVPELMGKFGKNLKIWSAACSTGDEPYTIVMLLSRHVPLNQINILATDLDSVAIAKAKLGIYAEKEINGVPKDLKEKYFTKNPDGTVTISNEIKSRVTFKQADLLRDPYPKDYHLIVCRNVLIYFTEEAKDETFRKYYDALAPGGILFIGATEQIINYKDIGFVRKNSFYYEKPQK, from the coding sequence ATGGAATATGATTATGAGTGGTTTAAAAAGGCAGTTTACGACCTGACCAAGATAGATCTGAATGCTTATAAAGAGAAGCAGATGAAGCGTCGTATAGACACCCTTATCGGCAAGTATGAGGTTAAAGGCTATGATAAGTTCATGGAGATGATCAAGAAGGATAAGGAAGTTCTCCATGCATTTGTAACATACCTTACCATCAACGTATCAGAATTCTTCCGTAATCCTGATCAGTGGTCACTCATGGATAAGGAAATGGTACCGGAGCTTATGGGTAAGTTTGGTAAGAACCTTAAGATCTGGAGCGCAGCCTGCTCAACAGGTGATGAGCCTTATACAATTGTAATGCTCTTATCACGCCATGTTCCGCTTAATCAGATCAACATCCTGGCTACAGACCTTGATTCTGTTGCGATCGCCAAGGCAAAACTTGGAATCTATGCAGAAAAGGAAATTAACGGTGTACCTAAGGATCTTAAGGAGAAATATTTTACCAAGAATCCTGATGGAACAGTAACTATTTCCAACGAGATCAAGAGCAGAGTAACCTTCAAGCAGGCAGATCTTTTAAGAGATCCGTATCCGAAGGATTACCACCTTATCGTATGCCGTAACGTTCTTATCTACTTCACAGAAGAAGCTAAGGATGAGACATTCAGAAAGTATTATGATGCTCTTGCACCTGGAGGAATCCTCTTTATCGGCGCAACAGAGCAGATCATAAATTATAAAGACATTGGATTTGTTAGAAAGAATTCTTTCTACTACGAGAAACCACAAAAATAG
- the rpsA gene encoding 30S ribosomal protein S1, giving the protein MSEQEQTFEQMLNESFKTIHTGEVVEGTIIDVKPDEAILNIGYKSDGILSRNEYSNDNSLDLTTKLNVGDKMDVKVLKANDADGQVVLSYKRLALDRGNKKIEEAFNNKETLSAKVVQVLEGGLVVVVDEVRIFIPASLVSDTYEKDLTKYQDQEIEFVVTEYNPRRRRYIGNRRMLIAAEKAEKAKELFDKIQAGDIVEGTVKNVTDFGAFIDLGGADGLLHISEMSWGRVESPKKVFKVGDTVKVLVKSIDGKKIALSRKFEDGNPWKNASEKYAVGNVVTGKVARMTDFGAFVELESGIDALLHVSQISKDHVDKPADVLKVGDEVTAKIVDFNEDEHKISLSVKAMLAPEKKEDDGEDVASVDIEQAIAEQTEE; this is encoded by the coding sequence ATGTCAGAACAGGAACAGACATTTGAGCAGATGCTCAACGAGTCATTCAAGACAATTCATACAGGGGAGGTCGTTGAAGGTACTATAATCGATGTTAAACCTGATGAAGCCATCCTCAACATTGGTTACAAGTCCGACGGTATTCTTTCCAGAAATGAGTACAGTAACGATAACAGTCTTGATCTTACAACAAAGCTTAACGTTGGAGACAAGATGGATGTCAAGGTTCTTAAAGCCAATGATGCTGATGGACAGGTAGTACTGTCATACAAGAGACTTGCTCTTGATCGTGGCAATAAGAAGATTGAAGAAGCTTTCAATAACAAAGAAACACTTTCTGCAAAAGTTGTACAGGTTCTGGAAGGTGGTCTTGTAGTAGTAGTTGATGAAGTTAGAATCTTCATCCCTGCAAGCCTTGTATCAGATACTTATGAAAAGGATCTTACAAAATATCAGGATCAGGAAATCGAGTTCGTAGTAACAGAGTACAATCCTCGCAGAAGAAGATATATCGGAAACAGACGCATGCTTATCGCAGCTGAGAAGGCTGAGAAGGCTAAGGAGCTTTTCGATAAGATCCAGGCTGGAGACATTGTTGAAGGAACAGTTAAGAACGTTACAGATTTCGGTGCATTCATCGATCTTGGCGGTGCTGATGGTCTTCTTCATATCTCTGAAATGAGCTGGGGCCGTGTTGAGAGTCCTAAGAAAGTATTTAAAGTTGGCGATACAGTTAAGGTTCTTGTTAAGTCTATCGACGGCAAGAAGATCGCTCTTTCCAGAAAGTTCGAAGATGGAAATCCATGGAAGAACGCTTCTGAGAAGTATGCTGTAGGCAACGTTGTAACTGGTAAGGTTGCTCGTATGACAGATTTCGGTGCATTCGTTGAACTTGAGTCTGGTATCGACGCACTTCTTCACGTATCACAGATCTCTAAGGATCATGTTGATAAGCCAGCAGATGTACTTAAGGTTGGTGATGAAGTTACAGCTAAGATCGTTGACTTCAACGAAGATGAGCACAAGATCAGCCTTTCTGTAAAGGCTATGCTCGCTCCTGAGAAGAAGGAAGATGATGGCGAAGATGTTGCATCTGTTGACATCGAGCAGGCTATCGCAGAGCAGACAGAAGAATAA
- the ispH gene encoding 4-hydroxy-3-methylbut-2-enyl diphosphate reductase, producing the protein MEVILAEHAGFCFGVKKAVDTVYEQVEHNDNKIYTYGPIIHNEEVVKDLESKGVEVVNSPEELSNVSDDGTIVIRAHGIPRETEEKIKNRGISYVDATCPFVKRIHKIVDEESRKGRTIIITGNAKHPEVEGIVSWADGPVYVIESLEDAEKFTLPVETELTLVSQTTFNYKKFKDVVEIFNSKGYNINIVNTICNATQERQTEAEKIAAEADAMIVIGGTTSSNTRKLYEICAAKCKHTYFVQTVDDLPKDFPEGIYKVGITAGASTPKNIIEEVQTYVRTGTDI; encoded by the coding sequence ATGGAAGTTATCTTAGCTGAACATGCAGGCTTCTGCTTTGGTGTAAAGAAAGCTGTTGATACAGTTTACGAGCAGGTAGAGCATAATGACAATAAAATATACACATACGGTCCTATCATCCACAATGAAGAAGTTGTAAAGGATCTTGAGAGCAAGGGAGTTGAAGTTGTTAATTCTCCGGAAGAGCTTTCCAATGTATCTGATGATGGAACTATAGTCATCAGAGCCCATGGTATTCCAAGGGAAACTGAGGAGAAGATCAAAAACAGGGGTATATCATATGTAGATGCCACCTGTCCTTTTGTAAAAAGAATCCATAAGATTGTTGATGAAGAGTCTCGTAAAGGTCGTACGATAATCATAACTGGTAACGCGAAACACCCTGAAGTAGAGGGCATCGTGTCCTGGGCTGATGGACCGGTTTACGTAATAGAGAGCCTTGAAGACGCAGAGAAATTCACACTCCCAGTGGAAACTGAGCTTACACTCGTCTCTCAGACCACATTTAATTACAAAAAATTTAAAGATGTGGTTGAAATTTTTAATAGCAAAGGCTACAATATTAATATTGTGAATACTATCTGTAATGCTACACAGGAGCGACAGACAGAAGCAGAAAAAATTGCTGCTGAAGCTGATGCCATGATAGTGATCGGAGGAACAACAAGTTCCAACACACGGAAACTGTATGAGATTTGCGCAGCAAAATGCAAACATACATATTTCGTACAAACAGTAGATGACTTACCCAAGGATTTTCCTGAGGGTATATATAAAGTGGGAATTACCGCTGGGGCGTCAACCCCGAAGAATATTATTGAGGAGGTTCAGACATATGTCAGAACAGGAACAGACATTTGA
- the cmk gene encoding (d)CMP kinase translates to MSHQIAIDGPAGAGKSTIAKIVAGKLGFIYVDTGAMYRTMALYLSRQNVDPDNMEEIGEKAQSAEITIKYIDGEQVVMLGEENVNGLIRNPEVSAMASKTSQVARLREKLVELQQKLAQTENVVMDGRDIGTVVLPNADLKIYLTASVEVRAQRRYKEMIAKGQEAVLSEIEKDIAERDYRDMHREASPLKQADDAILVDTSEMSIEEVADKIIELYNTK, encoded by the coding sequence ATGAGTCATCAGATTGCAATCGACGGACCTGCAGGAGCAGGAAAGAGTACAATTGCCAAAATAGTGGCAGGAAAGCTTGGATTTATCTACGTTGATACAGGAGCTATGTACAGAACAATGGCACTGTACCTGTCCCGTCAGAATGTGGATCCGGATAACATGGAAGAGATCGGAGAGAAGGCTCAGTCTGCTGAGATCACTATTAAATATATTGACGGCGAGCAGGTTGTAATGCTTGGAGAAGAGAACGTTAACGGACTTATCAGAAATCCTGAAGTAAGCGCTATGGCAAGCAAGACATCTCAGGTAGCAAGACTTAGAGAAAAGCTTGTTGAGCTTCAGCAAAAACTTGCTCAGACAGAGAACGTAGTAATGGACGGCCGCGACATTGGAACAGTAGTTCTTCCAAACGCTGACCTTAAAATCTACCTTACAGCAAGTGTTGAAGTAAGAGCACAGCGCAGATATAAAGAGATGATCGCAAAAGGCCAGGAAGCAGTTCTTTCCGAGATCGAGAAGGATATTGCAGAAAGAGATTACCGCGACATGCACAGAGAAGCATCACCTCTCAAGCAGGCTGATGACGCAATTCTTGTAGATACTTCAGAGATGTCTATAGAAGAGGTTGCTGATAAGATAATTGAATTGTATAATACAAAATGA
- a CDS encoding NAD(P)/FAD-dependent oxidoreductase has product MKNIAVIGAGAAGMMAAVAAAESGAKVTIYEKNEKAGKKIYITGKGRCNVTNNADTDMFFGNVCRNPKFLYSAVYAFDHDSVCDFFEKNGCHLKVERGDRVFPVSDHSSDIIGTLVRYLQRLHVKIEYKSEVTAIEYKDDTVVSITVNKKEKIPVDAVIVCTGGISYESTGSTGDGYRFARKAGHSLSQPYPSLVPLEVKEPWVKELQGLSLKNVSVKMVVCEDDKDDEKGPANKAEIKTLGVVKKDDGAAAKKKKKSKAGKSVYEGFGEMLFTHFGISGPLILTASTCYEEGIKYQIHLNLKPALTRDQLDKRLIRDFEEGNKKVFKNILGGLFPAKLIPVMINLSGIAPDKKVSEISKEERMKLINLTQDLVMTVTGTRGFNEAIVTKGGVNVKEIDSSTMESKFRKGLYFAGEVLDLDAVTGGFNLQIAWSTGHLAGLCAAAEE; this is encoded by the coding sequence ATGAAAAATATTGCAGTGATCGGTGCAGGCGCCGCCGGAATGATGGCGGCCGTAGCTGCAGCCGAAAGTGGCGCGAAAGTCACTATATACGAAAAAAATGAAAAAGCCGGTAAAAAAATATATATCACCGGTAAAGGTAGATGCAATGTTACCAACAATGCAGATACCGACATGTTCTTTGGCAATGTATGCCGTAATCCCAAATTTTTGTACAGCGCAGTTTATGCTTTTGATCATGACAGCGTATGCGACTTTTTTGAGAAGAACGGCTGCCATCTCAAGGTAGAACGTGGAGACAGAGTTTTCCCCGTTTCAGATCATTCCTCAGATATCATAGGCACTCTTGTCAGATATCTTCAGCGTTTACACGTTAAGATCGAATACAAGAGCGAAGTGACTGCAATTGAATACAAGGACGATACAGTAGTATCAATAACTGTAAACAAGAAGGAGAAGATTCCTGTTGATGCAGTTATCGTATGTACAGGCGGTATTTCTTATGAAAGCACCGGCTCTACAGGTGATGGCTACAGATTCGCCCGTAAGGCAGGACACAGCTTGTCGCAGCCATATCCGAGCCTTGTGCCTCTTGAAGTTAAAGAGCCTTGGGTCAAAGAGCTTCAGGGACTGTCACTTAAGAATGTCAGCGTCAAAATGGTTGTCTGCGAAGATGACAAGGATGATGAAAAGGGCCCGGCTAACAAAGCTGAGATCAAGACTCTTGGCGTAGTTAAGAAAGACGATGGTGCTGCAGCCAAAAAGAAAAAGAAGAGCAAAGCCGGAAAGAGCGTATACGAAGGCTTTGGCGAAATGCTCTTTACACACTTTGGTATAAGCGGTCCTCTTATTCTTACAGCAAGTACCTGCTATGAAGAGGGAATAAAGTACCAGATACATCTTAATCTTAAACCGGCACTGACCAGGGATCAGCTTGATAAGCGACTTATCCGTGATTTTGAAGAGGGTAATAAAAAAGTTTTCAAGAATATACTTGGAGGTCTTTTCCCGGCAAAGCTTATTCCGGTCATGATAAATCTTTCAGGTATCGCGCCTGATAAGAAAGTCAGCGAGATAAGCAAGGAAGAGCGAATGAAGCTTATAAACCTCACTCAGGATCTTGTTATGACAGTAACAGGAACAAGAGGATTCAACGAAGCCATTGTTACTAAAGGCGGAGTTAATGTAAAGGAGATAGATTCTTCGACCATGGAATCAAAGTTCAGAAAAGGACTTTATTTTGCGGGAGAAGTTTTAGATCTTGATGCTGTGACAGGAGGCTTCAACCTTCAGATTGCATGGTCTACAGGACATCTGGCAGGACTTTGCGCAGCAGCAGAAGAATAA
- a CDS encoding TetR/AcrR family transcriptional regulator gives MSRKATITQKEIVNAAFKITKKEGYEAITSRKLAAAAGCSTQPIFRIYDNMEGLKDDVFKKASVFYEDYYASYPKNNETPFVDLGMAYIEFAQKYPNLFRLLFLTGGNDEDKSMYALVNGGQEYVVKEVDRARTQGVREPEQLFMKMWIFIHGSGCMAVTGDYDLSHDDSIGLLEAAYQSFK, from the coding sequence ATGTCACGTAAAGCAACAATTACACAAAAAGAAATTGTTAATGCAGCATTCAAGATCACTAAAAAAGAGGGGTATGAAGCAATAACGTCAAGAAAACTTGCTGCAGCTGCGGGATGTTCAACACAGCCTATTTTCCGTATTTATGACAATATGGAGGGGCTCAAGGATGATGTATTTAAGAAGGCGTCTGTATTTTATGAAGACTACTATGCATCCTATCCTAAGAATAACGAAACACCTTTTGTAGACCTCGGTATGGCATATATCGAGTTTGCTCAGAAGTATCCTAACCTCTTCAGACTTCTTTTTCTGACAGGAGGTAATGACGAAGATAAGAGCATGTATGCCCTTGTCAACGGAGGTCAGGAATACGTTGTTAAAGAAGTTGATCGTGCAAGAACCCAGGGCGTAAGAGAGCCGGAGCAGCTCTTCATGAAGATGTGGATCTTCATCCACGGAAGCGGCTGTATGGCTGTTACAGGTGACTATGATCTTAGTCATGATGATTCGATAGGACTTTTGGAAGCTGCCTATCAGTCATTCAAGTAA
- a CDS encoding shikimate kinase codes for MTDRNTEHSKDNIILIGMPASGKSTLGVILAKVLGYKFIDSDILIQEKQERKLSQIIEDEGIDGFIEIENEVNASIDCEKTVISTGGSAVYGEKAMEHFKSIGKVVYLHVDYDRLVKRLSDIKQRGVVIREGQTFEQLYDERMKLYKKYADITVNEECENVEIVLADLIKQIEEG; via the coding sequence ATGACAGACAGAAATACAGAACATTCAAAAGATAACATTATACTTATTGGAATGCCCGCTTCCGGCAAGAGTACACTGGGCGTTATCCTTGCCAAGGTTTTAGGATACAAGTTCATTGATTCTGATATCCTTATCCAGGAGAAGCAGGAAAGAAAGCTTAGCCAGATCATCGAAGATGAAGGCATTGATGGTTTTATAGAGATCGAGAATGAAGTTAATGCATCTATAGACTGTGAGAAAACAGTTATTTCCACAGGAGGAAGTGCTGTATATGGCGAAAAAGCCATGGAGCATTTTAAGAGCATCGGAAAAGTTGTATATCTCCATGTGGACTATGACCGCCTTGTAAAGCGACTTTCCGATATCAAGCAGCGCGGCGTTGTGATTCGCGAGGGACAGACTTTTGAACAGCTCTATGATGAACGCATGAAGCTATACAAAAAGTATGCAGACATAACTGTTAATGAAGAGTGCGAAAATGTTGAGATCGTCCTTGCAGATCTTATAAAACAGATAGAAGAAGGCTGA
- a CDS encoding metallophosphoesterase translates to MIKAIVFSDSHGQQAYMKQKIKDESPFDVLIHAGDLEDTLEGVLGPVDYHTHIVKGNCDYGRDVPLEKIFKLGGRTVLLLHGHSCNNTHCHPGMDMNRMVYYAQSKGCDMLIYGHTHIPHYEVLDDGFIILNPGSISLPRQSDMKKMYAVLEVEDKEVTVTHKSYEN, encoded by the coding sequence ATGATTAAGGCAATAGTGTTCAGTGATTCACATGGGCAGCAGGCTTATATGAAACAGAAGATCAAGGATGAGTCACCGTTTGATGTGCTGATCCATGCGGGGGATCTGGAAGATACTCTTGAGGGCGTACTGGGACCGGTTGATTACCATACGCATATCGTTAAGGGCAACTGCGACTATGGCAGAGACGTCCCGCTTGAAAAGATATTTAAACTCGGCGGAAGGACAGTCCTTTTACTTCACGGTCATTCCTGCAACAATACACACTGCCATCCGGGCATGGACATGAACAGGATGGTCTATTATGCACAGAGTAAGGGCTGTGATATGCTCATCTATGGCCATACTCACATCCCTCATTACGAAGTGCTTGATGATGGATTCATAATCCTTAACCCAGGCAGCATCTCACTTCCAAGACAGTCTGACATGAAAAAGATGTACGCAGTTCTTGAAGTTGAAGATAAGGAAGTGACAGTGACTCATAAGAGTTATGAAAACTGA
- the tpiA gene encoding triose-phosphate isomerase produces the protein MARRRIIAGNWKMNKTPSEAKALCAELKDLVKNDDVDVVYCVPAIDITTVVEAVAGTNVQVGAENFYIEDSGAFTGEISAPMLVDAGVKYVIMGHSERRDIFGENDILINAKVKKAFAAGLKPILCCGESLALRKAGTYKEWIERQITWDLDGVTADQVKELVIAYEPIWAIGTGETATADQAQEVCGFIRELIAKLYDQATAEAVRIQYGGSMNAGNAAELLSKPDIDGGLIGGASLKPDFGKIVNA, from the coding sequence ATGGCACGTAGAAGAATTATTGCCGGTAACTGGAAGATGAATAAGACTCCTTCAGAAGCTAAGGCACTTTGCGCTGAGCTTAAGGATCTTGTTAAGAACGACGACGTAGATGTTGTTTACTGTGTACCTGCTATCGATATCACAACAGTTGTTGAAGCTGTTGCTGGTACAAACGTACAGGTTGGTGCTGAGAACTTCTATATTGAAGACAGCGGCGCTTTCACAGGTGAGATCTCTGCACCTATGCTTGTAGATGCAGGCGTTAAGTACGTTATCATGGGACATTCTGAGAGAAGAGATATCTTCGGTGAGAATGATATCCTTATCAATGCAAAGGTTAAGAAGGCATTCGCTGCTGGTCTTAAGCCAATCCTTTGCTGTGGTGAGTCTCTTGCACTTCGTAAGGCTGGTACTTACAAAGAGTGGATCGAGAGACAGATCACATGGGATCTTGACGGCGTAACAGCTGATCAGGTTAAAGAACTCGTTATCGCTTACGAGCCAATCTGGGCTATCGGAACAGGCGAGACAGCTACAGCTGATCAGGCTCAGGAAGTTTGCGGATTCATTCGTGAGCTTATCGCTAAGCTTTATGATCAGGCAACAGCTGAAGCAGTTCGTATTCAGTACGGCGGATCTATGAACGCTGGCAATGCTGCAGAGCTTCTTTCAAAGCCTGACATTGATGGCGGTCTTATCGGCGGAGCAAGCCTTAAGCCTGACTTCGGCAAGATCGTTAACGCTTAA
- a CDS encoding phosphoglycerate kinase: protein MALNKKSVDDFNAKGRRVLVRCDFNVPLKEGKITDETRIVAALPTINKLIADGGKVILCSHLGKVKNGPNEGESLAAVAERLSEKLGKKVNFVSDYNVTGEAATKAVADMAEGDVVLLQNTRFRGKEETKPEEAGEKFAQELADLCDDYVCDAFGSAHRAHASVSVVTKYVREKGGTCAVGYLMQKEIDFLGNAVENPVRPFVAILGGAKVADKLNVINTLLEKCDTLIIGGGMAYTFLKAKGYEVGKSLLDETKVDYCKEMMEKADKLGKKLLLPVDAVCIDEFPSPIDNPSINTTVVDADKIPADKEGADIGPKTIELYSEAVKTAKTVVWNGPMGVFENPVLATGTKEVAKALSETSATTIIGGGDSAAAVNQLGYADKMSHISTGGGASLEFLEGKKLPGVYAADDRA from the coding sequence ATGGCACTTAATAAAAAGTCTGTAGATGATTTCAATGCAAAGGGCAGAAGAGTCCTTGTAAGATGCGATTTCAACGTACCACTTAAGGAAGGCAAGATCACAGACGAGACACGTATCGTTGCAGCTCTTCCTACAATCAATAAACTTATCGCTGATGGCGGCAAGGTTATCCTTTGCTCCCACCTTGGTAAAGTTAAGAACGGACCTAACGAAGGCGAGTCTCTTGCAGCTGTTGCTGAAAGACTTTCAGAGAAGCTTGGCAAGAAGGTTAACTTCGTATCTGATTACAACGTAACAGGCGAAGCTGCTACAAAGGCAGTTGCTGATATGGCTGAAGGTGATGTTGTTCTTCTTCAGAACACACGTTTCAGAGGCAAAGAAGAGACTAAGCCTGAAGAGGCTGGTGAGAAGTTCGCACAGGAACTTGCTGATCTTTGTGATGACTATGTATGTGATGCTTTCGGTTCAGCTCACAGAGCACACGCTTCTGTATCAGTTGTTACTAAGTATGTTCGTGAAAAGGGCGGCACATGCGCAGTTGGTTACCTCATGCAGAAGGAGATCGATTTCCTTGGTAACGCAGTAGAGAACCCTGTTCGTCCATTCGTTGCTATCCTTGGCGGCGCTAAGGTTGCTGATAAGCTCAATGTTATCAACACTCTTCTTGAGAAGTGCGATACACTTATCATCGGTGGTGGTATGGCTTACACATTCCTTAAGGCTAAGGGATATGAAGTTGGTAAGTCACTCCTTGATGAGACTAAGGTTGATTATTGTAAGGAAATGATGGAGAAGGCTGATAAGCTTGGCAAGAAGCTTCTTCTTCCTGTTGATGCTGTATGTATCGACGAGTTCCCAAGCCCTATCGACAATCCTTCTATCAACACAACAGTTGTAGATGCTGATAAGATCCCTGCTGATAAAGAGGGTGCAGATATCGGACCTAAGACTATCGAGCTTTACTCAGAGGCAGTTAAGACTGCTAAGACAGTAGTTTGGAACGGACCTATGGGCGTATTCGAGAACCCTGTTCTTGCTACAGGTACTAAGGAAGTTGCTAAGGCACTTTCAGAGACAAGCGCTACAACAATCATCGGTGGTGGTGATAGTGCAGCTGCTGTTAACCAGCTTGGTTATGCTGATAAGATGAGCCACATCTCAACAGGTGGCGGTGCTTCTCTTGAGTTCCTTGAGGGCAAGAAGCTTCCTGGCGTTTATGCTGCAGATGACAGAGCTTAA
- the gap gene encoding type I glyceraldehyde-3-phosphate dehydrogenase gives MAVKVAINGFGRIGRLAFRQMFGAEGYEVVAINDLTSPKMLAHLLKYDTSQGRYVELGHEDEVTADDEAGTITVKGKTIKIYKEPDANNCPWGEIGVDVVLECSGFYTSKEKAQAHINAGAKKVVISAPAGNDLPTIVYNVNHKTLTKDDKIISAASCTTNCLAPMADALNKYAPIQSGIMCTIHAYTGDQMILDGPQRKGDLRRSRAGACNIVPNSTGAAKAIGLVIPELNGKLIGAAQRVPTPTGSTTILTAVVKKADVTKEAINEAMKAAATESFGYNTEEIVSSDIVGMRFGSLFDATQTMVNKVADDLYEVQVVSWYDNENSYTSQMVRTIKYFAELG, from the coding sequence ATGGCAGTAAAAGTAGCAATTAATGGTTTCGGTCGTATCGGTCGTCTTGCATTCAGACAGATGTTCGGCGCTGAAGGATACGAAGTAGTAGCAATCAACGATCTTACAAGCCCTAAGATGCTTGCACACCTTCTGAAGTATGATACTTCACAGGGTCGTTATGTAGAACTTGGACATGAAGATGAAGTTACAGCTGATGACGAAGCAGGTACAATCACAGTAAAGGGCAAGACAATCAAGATCTATAAAGAGCCCGATGCTAACAACTGCCCTTGGGGTGAGATCGGCGTAGACGTTGTTCTTGAGTGCTCAGGTTTCTATACATCTAAAGAGAAGGCACAGGCACACATCAATGCTGGTGCTAAGAAAGTTGTTATCTCTGCTCCTGCAGGAAACGACCTTCCTACAATCGTTTACAACGTAAACCACAAGACACTTACAAAAGATGACAAGATCATCTCAGCTGCTTCTTGCACAACTAACTGTCTTGCACCTATGGCAGATGCTCTTAACAAATATGCACCTATCCAGTCTGGTATCATGTGCACAATCCACGCTTACACAGGTGATCAGATGATCCTTGACGGACCTCAGAGAAAGGGCGACCTTCGTCGTTCAAGAGCTGGTGCTTGCAACATCGTTCCTAACTCAACAGGTGCTGCAAAGGCTATCGGTCTTGTTATTCCTGAACTCAACGGCAAGCTCATCGGAGCTGCTCAGCGTGTTCCTACACCTACAGGTTCAACAACAATCCTTACAGCTGTTGTTAAGAAGGCTGACGTTACTAAGGAAGCTATCAACGAGGCTATGAAGGCTGCTGCAACTGAGTCATTCGGTTACAACACAGAAGAGATCGTTTCATCTGATATCGTTGGAATGAGATTCGGTTCACTCTTCGATGCAACTCAGACAATGGTTAACAAGGTTGCTGATGATCTCTATGAAGTTCAGGTTGTTTCATGGTATGACAACGAGAACTCATACACAAGCCAGATGGTTCGTACAATTAAGTACTTCGCAGAGCTTGGATAA